Proteins co-encoded in one Chloroflexota bacterium genomic window:
- a CDS encoding TRAP transporter fused permease subunit, with protein sequence MIEQFESESSTRSVSGPWRWIAAILAGSISVYGLYWTQYSISTHVYRATFLLLILALSFLVYPLRGRRSWLEFGGIVLLGAILVGLYWPVPQAAARARFLDELLSPTALGMTAVILAGVIGYALKTRRQATVPWYDVLLAILSVISLAYLIVNYEAALQRIVNPTITEVVMGILMILLVLESTRRSTGWPLPITAVLFLIYAYLGPYMPEPLDHRGYPVHRIVGQNYLTLEGVFGVPLDVAATFIILFTIYGAVLEYSGAGKFFLDWSFAALGRSRSGAGAGRTATAAGFLLGTVSGSGVATTVTLGSLAWPMLRKAGYDRDTAGGILAASGLGAILSPPTLGAAAFLIAEYLDISYLDVLVMASIPTVLYYLSCMLMIEADSRRLNTQAVDIETPPLLELTAKFGYHFSSLFAVAILMAVGLSPFMAVFWSIAIAFALSFLRPETRLTSVGALLIGAVAAVVLLALGSELSRAAFWGMMLTAALAGAVTALRALGVSLALPGLANDPEADRRFLHALESGGRGALSVAATTATAGVIVSVVTLTGLGLKISGVIVNLSGGVPLLTVTYAAVAVWILGLAVPVTASYIIAAVMIVPALRDIGVPEPAAHMFIFYYAVLSDVSPPTALSPFAASAITGGNPFRTMMLSWKYCMPAFLVPFMFTLNAEGATLLLLGDGKVLSADVLTTIWTFGTACIAVAALAVTFGGWMIRRAEMPERIIMGLAGLALLYANPWSDIAGVALLAAGAGVHLLRVRSAGALAVG encoded by the coding sequence ATCATCGAGCAGTTCGAGTCCGAATCGTCGACCCGCTCGGTGAGCGGCCCCTGGCGCTGGATCGCCGCGATCCTGGCCGGCAGCATCTCGGTCTACGGGCTGTACTGGACGCAGTACAGCATCTCCACCCACGTCTACCGCGCCACCTTCCTCCTGCTGATCCTGGCGCTCTCGTTCCTGGTCTACCCGTTGCGCGGCCGGCGTAGCTGGCTGGAGTTCGGCGGGATCGTCCTGCTCGGGGCGATCCTCGTCGGGCTGTACTGGCCGGTGCCGCAGGCCGCCGCGCGCGCTCGCTTCCTGGACGAGCTGCTCTCGCCCACCGCCCTCGGCATGACGGCCGTCATCCTGGCCGGGGTCATCGGCTACGCGCTCAAGACCCGCCGGCAGGCCACCGTCCCCTGGTACGACGTGCTGCTGGCGATCCTGTCGGTCATCAGCCTGGCCTACCTGATCGTGAACTACGAGGCGGCGCTCCAGCGGATCGTCAACCCCACCATCACCGAGGTGGTGATGGGCATCCTGATGATCCTGCTGGTGTTGGAGTCCACCCGCCGCTCGACGGGCTGGCCGCTGCCGATCACCGCCGTCCTCTTCCTGATCTACGCCTACCTCGGGCCGTACATGCCGGAGCCGCTCGACCATCGCGGCTACCCGGTCCACCGGATCGTCGGGCAGAACTACCTGACGCTGGAAGGCGTGTTCGGCGTGCCGCTGGACGTGGCGGCCACCTTCATCATCCTGTTCACGATCTACGGCGCGGTGCTGGAGTACAGCGGCGCCGGCAAGTTCTTCCTGGACTGGTCGTTCGCGGCGCTCGGGCGCTCGCGGAGCGGGGCCGGCGCTGGCCGCACGGCCACGGCGGCCGGGTTCCTGCTGGGGACCGTCTCCGGCAGCGGCGTGGCGACGACGGTCACCCTCGGCTCGCTGGCCTGGCCGATGCTCCGCAAGGCCGGCTACGACCGTGACACGGCCGGCGGCATCCTGGCGGCGTCCGGCCTCGGCGCGATCCTCTCGCCGCCCACGCTCGGGGCAGCGGCGTTCCTGATCGCCGAGTACCTGGACATCTCCTACCTTGACGTCCTGGTCATGGCCTCGATCCCGACGGTCCTCTACTACCTGTCGTGCATGCTGATGATCGAGGCCGACTCGCGTCGGCTCAACACGCAGGCCGTCGACATCGAGACGCCGCCGCTGCTCGAACTGACGGCGAAGTTCGGTTACCACTTCTCGTCGCTCTTCGCCGTGGCGATCCTGATGGCCGTCGGGCTGTCGCCGTTCATGGCGGTGTTCTGGTCCATCGCCATCGCCTTCGCGCTGAGCTTCCTGCGCCCAGAGACGCGCCTGACCTCGGTGGGCGCGCTGCTGATCGGCGCGGTCGCGGCCGTCGTACTGCTGGCGCTCGGCTCGGAGCTGAGCCGGGCAGCCTTCTGGGGCATGATGCTGACGGCGGCCCTCGCCGGTGCGGTCACCGCGCTGCGGGCGCTCGGCGTCTCGCTGGCGCTGCCGGGCCTCGCCAACGATCCGGAGGCTGACCGACGCTTCCTGCACGCGCTGGAGTCGGGCGGGCGCGGGGCGCTCTCGGTGGCGGCCACCACGGCCACGGCCGGCGTGATCGTCTCGGTGGTGACGCTCACGGGCCTGGGACTGAAGATCAGCGGCGTGATCGTCAACCTGTCCGGCGGCGTCCCGCTGTTGACGGTGACCTACGCAGCGGTGGCCGTCTGGATCCTCGGGCTGGCGGTCCCCGTGACGGCCTCATACATCATCGCGGCGGTGATGATCGTGCCGGCCCTGCGCGACATCGGCGTGCCGGAGCCGGCGGCGCACATGTTCATCTTCTACTACGCCGTCCTCTCGGACGTGTCGCCGCCGACAGCCCTCTCGCCGTTCGCGGCCTCGGCCATCACCGGCGGCAACCCGTTCCGCACGATGATGCTCTCCTGGAAGTACTGCATGCCGGCCTTCCTGGTGCCGTTCATGTTCACGCTGAACGCCGAGGGCGCGACCCTGCTGCTGCTGGGCGATGGCAAGGTGCTCTCGGCGGACGTGCTGACGACTATCTGGACGTTCGGGACGGCCTGCATCGCGGTGGCGGCGCTGGCCGTGACGTTCGGCGGCTGGATGATCCGCCGGGCCGAGATGCCCGAGCGGATCATCATGGGGCTGGCCGGGCTGGCCCTGCTCTACGCCAACCCCTGGTCAGACATCGCCGGGGTGGCGCTGTTGGCGGCTGGAGCCGGCGTCCACCTGCTGCGCGTCCGCTCGGCGGGCGCGCTGGCAGTAGGGTAG
- a CDS encoding TAXI family TRAP transporter solute-binding subunit yields the protein MLASLLLAACQGGGTAAPTAAPAKPAATTAPAAASPAAAASPAAAASPAAAASPAAAAASPAAVSASPASPASASPAASPAAAAAAAAPAAAKPVAAMDPGACTPANANKPRPTGKARLVIGTGGTGGVFFPYGGGLARIITAKLPNAEMTAEVTGGSVDNMKLIHAGEADVGMSTADSAYDAIMGTGAYKDTGKIQACTIANLYVSFIHVVALDGVGINTVEDMKGKRISVGSAGSSTEGAADRILEAAGLDPRKDITRDALSVAESVSAMKDRKIDAFFWIGGLPTAAVTDLVTTPNLKVKFIKADQYIPKLTEQYGPQYASFLLPRATYAGLDADVPGIGIGNILFVNASMNQDQVGDLLKTIFDNLTEVQQIHPEARSLKLETAATGSSIPYHPGAIKFFQEKGVWRP from the coding sequence ATGCTCGCATCACTGCTCCTGGCAGCGTGCCAGGGCGGCGGGACGGCAGCCCCCACCGCCGCGCCCGCCAAGCCAGCCGCCACGACGGCCCCGGCCGCTGCATCTCCAGCCGCCGCTGCATCTCCAGCCGCCGCTGCGTCGCCGGCCGCCGCTGCATCGCCGGCCGCGGCAGCGGCATCCCCGGCGGCGGTCTCAGCCTCGCCGGCCTCGCCAGCCTCGGCCTCGCCGGCGGCGTCCCCGGCCGCCGCTGCTGCTGCCGCGGCGCCCGCTGCCGCCAAACCGGTCGCCGCGATGGACCCTGGCGCCTGCACCCCGGCCAACGCCAACAAGCCGCGTCCGACCGGCAAGGCCCGCCTGGTCATCGGGACGGGCGGCACCGGCGGCGTCTTCTTCCCGTACGGCGGCGGGCTGGCCCGCATCATCACCGCCAAACTGCCGAACGCCGAGATGACCGCCGAGGTCACGGGCGGCTCGGTCGACAACATGAAGCTGATCCACGCCGGCGAGGCCGACGTGGGCATGTCGACGGCGGACTCGGCCTACGATGCCATCATGGGCACGGGCGCCTACAAGGACACCGGCAAGATCCAGGCGTGCACCATCGCCAACCTCTATGTCAGCTTCATCCACGTCGTGGCGCTCGACGGCGTCGGCATCAACACCGTCGAGGACATGAAGGGCAAGCGGATCTCGGTTGGCTCGGCCGGCAGCTCGACGGAGGGCGCGGCCGACCGCATCCTGGAGGCGGCCGGGCTCGATCCGCGCAAGGACATCACCCGCGACGCCCTGAGCGTGGCCGAGTCGGTCTCGGCCATGAAGGACCGCAAGATCGACGCGTTCTTCTGGATCGGCGGGCTGCCGACGGCCGCCGTCACCGATCTGGTGACCACGCCAAACCTCAAGGTCAAGTTCATCAAGGCCGACCAGTACATCCCGAAGCTGACCGAGCAGTACGGTCCCCAGTACGCCAGCTTCCTGCTGCCCAGGGCGACCTACGCCGGCCTTGACGCCGACGTGCCGGGCATCGGCATCGGGAACATCCTGTTCGTCAACGCCAGCATGAACCAGGATCAGGTCGGCGACCTGCTGAAGACGATCTTCGACAACCTCACCGAGGTTCAGCAGATTCACCCCGAGGCGCGCTCACTCAAGCTGGAGACGGCCGCCACCGGCTCCTCGATCCCGTACCACCCCGGCGCGATCAAGTTCTTCCAGGAGAAGGGCGTCTGGAGGCCGTGA
- a CDS encoding winged helix-turn-helix transcriptional regulator, with product MSEALRVYKAELFKALGHPTRIRILELLREGESSVSDLQASLDVEASVVSQQLAVLRARRIVQTRKVGSNVYYRVRDPQVWQILDAGRELFVSNLAELRASLDEDETAARLARGAE from the coding sequence ATGAGCGAGGCGCTTCGGGTGTACAAGGCCGAGCTTTTCAAGGCGCTCGGCCACCCCACGCGGATCCGCATTCTGGAGCTGCTCCGCGAGGGGGAGTCCAGCGTGTCGGACCTCCAGGCCAGCCTCGACGTCGAGGCGTCGGTCGTCTCCCAGCAACTGGCGGTGCTCCGCGCTCGGCGCATCGTCCAGACCCGCAAGGTCGGCAGCAACGTCTACTACCGCGTGCGCGATCCCCAGGTCTGGCAGATCCTCGACGCGGGACGGGAGTTGTTCGTCAGCAATCTTGCCGAGCTTCGCGCCAGCCTCGACGAGGATGAGACGGCCGCCCGGCTGGCGCGGGGGGCAGAGTGA
- a CDS encoding SulP family inorganic anion transporter, giving the protein MLGLLRREFKGYNAGIFQADLIAGLTVAAVALPLALAFGVVSGADAASGLVTAILAGLLIGGLGGGPYQISGPTGAMSAVLLVIAAKHGMPGVWVAGVMAGILILLMAIFKLGRIISFIPSPVIVGFTSGIAVIIGVGQFPNVFGTAEGGSEGVTAILAGYVVHGLHPDIRTVTLAGVVAASMVILPKLFPRLPASLVGIALATVLAQALGWTVPIIGEIPRTILLDHRLTPDLLTPGMMLDVTTAAVSIAILGAVESLLCGAVAGNMTGIRMDNRIELYAQALGNIVIPFFGGVPSTAAIARTSVGIKSGGRTRMVSIIHSVALLVSALVAAPLIAEIPLAALGGVLVVTAVRMNEWEAIRFFVHRRLWHALAAMVVTLLATVVLDLTQAIILGIGVSAVLFLRQASAIVVSHQPVDVERLVDYPVDPSDHDHTGTRVVYVTGPLFFASVSAFLDAIEGVASSDHLILSLRGMPTIDHMGVEAIREVIERQRHGGGDVQLAGLQPSVRDELERSGVLAYLGEDRIHWSADKAILAAATTSRDQTEAEIEEDDLRMLSATAG; this is encoded by the coding sequence CTGCTCGGCCTGCTGCGTCGCGAGTTCAAGGGTTACAACGCGGGTATCTTTCAGGCGGACCTGATTGCCGGGCTCACCGTGGCCGCCGTGGCGTTGCCGTTGGCGCTGGCGTTCGGCGTGGTCTCGGGGGCGGACGCGGCCTCCGGCCTGGTGACGGCGATCCTGGCCGGCCTGCTGATCGGCGGCCTTGGTGGCGGCCCCTACCAGATCTCTGGCCCGACCGGCGCGATGTCCGCCGTCCTGCTGGTCATCGCTGCGAAGCACGGGATGCCGGGCGTCTGGGTCGCGGGGGTCATGGCCGGCATCCTGATCCTCCTGATGGCGATCTTCAAGCTTGGACGGATCATCTCGTTCATTCCGTCGCCGGTCATCGTCGGGTTCACCTCGGGGATCGCCGTCATCATCGGCGTCGGCCAGTTCCCGAACGTGTTCGGCACGGCTGAGGGCGGCAGCGAGGGCGTCACGGCGATCCTGGCCGGCTACGTCGTGCACGGGCTGCACCCGGACATCCGGACCGTGACGCTGGCCGGCGTGGTGGCCGCGTCGATGGTGATCCTGCCGAAGCTGTTCCCGCGTCTGCCGGCCTCGCTGGTGGGTATCGCGCTGGCGACGGTGCTGGCGCAGGCGCTCGGCTGGACCGTGCCGATCATCGGCGAGATCCCCCGCACGATCCTGCTCGACCACCGGCTGACGCCTGACTTGCTCACGCCGGGCATGATGCTCGACGTGACGACGGCCGCCGTCTCCATCGCGATTCTCGGCGCCGTCGAATCGCTGCTGTGCGGGGCCGTGGCCGGCAACATGACGGGCATCCGGATGGACAACCGCATCGAGCTGTACGCGCAGGCGCTCGGGAACATCGTCATCCCGTTCTTCGGTGGCGTGCCGTCCACGGCGGCTATCGCCAGGACGAGTGTCGGCATCAAGAGCGGCGGGCGCACCCGCATGGTGAGCATCATCCACAGCGTCGCGCTGCTGGTCTCGGCGCTGGTGGCCGCCCCGCTGATCGCCGAGATCCCGCTGGCGGCGCTCGGCGGCGTGCTGGTGGTCACGGCTGTGCGGATGAACGAGTGGGAGGCGATTCGCTTCTTCGTCCATCGTCGGCTGTGGCACGCACTCGCCGCGATGGTGGTGACGCTGCTGGCGACGGTTGTGCTCGATCTGACTCAGGCGATCATCCTCGGCATCGGCGTCTCGGCCGTGCTGTTCCTGCGGCAGGCCAGTGCCATCGTCGTCTCACATCAGCCGGTCGACGTCGAGCGGCTGGTGGACTACCCGGTCGACCCTTCAGACCACGATCACACCGGCACCCGCGTGGTGTACGTGACCGGACCGCTCTTCTTCGCCAGCGTCTCGGCGTTCCTGGACGCCATCGAGGGCGTGGCCTCGTCAGACCACCTGATCCTCTCGCTGCGCGGCATGCCGACTATCGACCACATGGGTGTCGAGGCGATCCGCGAGGTCATCGAGCGGCAGCGCCACGGTGGTGGCGACGTGCAACTGGCCGGGCTTCAGCCGTCCGTCCGCGACGAGCTTGAGCGGTCTGGCGTGCTGGCCTACCTGGGCGAGGACCGCATCCACTGGAGCGCCGACAAGGCGATCCTGGCCGCCGCGACGACTTCCCGTGACCAGACTGAGGCCGAGATCGAGGAAGACGACTTGCGAATGCTGAGCGCGACGGCCGGGTAG